A single Struthio camelus isolate bStrCam1 chromosome 8, bStrCam1.hap1, whole genome shotgun sequence DNA region contains:
- the RNF2 gene encoding E3 ubiquitin-protein ligase RING2 isoform X4 has protein sequence MSQAVQTNGTQPLSKTWELSLYELQRTPQEAITDGLEIVVSPRSLHSELMCPICLDMLKNTMTTKECLHRFCADCIITALRSGNKECPTCRKKLVSKRSLRPDPNFDALISKIYPSRDEYEAHQERVLARISKHNNQQALSHSIEEGLKIQAMNRLQRGKKQQIENGSGAEDNGDSSHCSNASTHSNQEAGPSNKRTKTSDDSGLELDNNNTTVAIDPVMDGASEIELVFRPHPTLMENDDSAQTRYIKTSGNATVDHLSKYLAVRLALEELRSKGESNQMNLDTASEKQYTIYIATANGQFTVLNGSFSLELVSEKYWKVNKPMELYYAPTKEHK, from the exons ATGTCTCAAGCCGTGCAGACAAACGGTACGCAACCTTTAAGCAAAACTTGGGAGCTCAGTTTATATGAATTGCAAAGAACACCTCAG GAAGCGATAACCGATGGCTTGGAAATAGTGGTGTCGCCCAGGAGCTTGCACAGTGAACTGATGTGTCCCATTTGCTTGGATATGTTAAAAAACACCATGACGACGAAAGAATGTTTGCATCGTTTCTGCGCTGACTGTATCATTACAGCCCTCAGGAGTGG CAACAAAGAATGTCCCACGTGTCGTAAAAAGCTAGTCTCAAAAAGATCACTGAGACCAGATCCCAATTTTGATGCTCTCATCAGTAAAATTTACCCAAGCCGTGATGAATATGAAGCTCATCAGGAGAGAGTGCTAGCAAGAATCAGCAAACACAATAACCAGCAAGCTTTAAGTCACAGCATTGAGGAAGGACTAAAGATTCAGGCTATGAACAG GTTACAGAGGGGCAAAAAACAACAGATTGAGAACGGCAGTGGTGCAGAAGATAACGGTGACAGTTCGCACTGTAGCAACGCCTCAACGCACAGCAATCAGGAAGCAGGGCCTAGTAATAAGAGGACCAAAACGTCAGATGATTCTGGGCTAGAACTGGACAATAACAACACAACTGTGGCAATAGATCCTGTAATGGATGGCGCTAGCGAAATAGAGTTAGTCTTCAGGCCTCATCCTACCCTCATGGAGAATGATGATAGCGCACAGACGAG ATACATAAAGACCTCGGGCAATGCCACTGTTGATCACTTGTCCAAGTACCTAGCTGTGAGGTTGGCTTTGGAGGAGCTTCGAAGCAAAGGAGAATCGAACCAGATGAATCTCGACACTGCCAGTGAGAAGCAGTACACCATTTACATTGCTACTGCCAATGGGCAGTTCACT GTATTAAACGGCTCGTTTTCCTTGGAACTGGTCAGTGAGAAGTACTGGAAAGTGAACAAACCCATGGAACTGTACTATGCACCAACAAAGGAACATAAATAA
- the RNF2 gene encoding E3 ubiquitin-protein ligase RING2 isoform X2 has product MHRDSSLTMSQAVQTNGTQPLSKTWELSLYELQRTPQEAITDGLEIVVSPRSLHSELMCPICLDMLKNTMTTKECLHRFCADCIITALRSGNKECPTCRKKLVSKRSLRPDPNFDALISKIYPSRDEYEAHQERVLARISKHNNQQALSHSIEEGLKIQAMNRLQRGKKQQIENGSGAEDNGDSSHCSNASTHSNQEAGPSNKRTKTSDDSGLELDNNNTTVAIDPVMDGASEIELVFRPHPTLMENDDSAQTRYIKTSGNATVDHLSKYLAVRLALEELRSKGESNQMNLDTASEKQYTIYIATANGQFTVLNGSFSLELVSEKYWKVNKPMELYYAPTKEHK; this is encoded by the exons ATGCACAGGGATTCGTCTTTAA CCATGTCTCAAGCCGTGCAGACAAACGGTACGCAACCTTTAAGCAAAACTTGGGAGCTCAGTTTATATGAATTGCAAAGAACACCTCAG GAAGCGATAACCGATGGCTTGGAAATAGTGGTGTCGCCCAGGAGCTTGCACAGTGAACTGATGTGTCCCATTTGCTTGGATATGTTAAAAAACACCATGACGACGAAAGAATGTTTGCATCGTTTCTGCGCTGACTGTATCATTACAGCCCTCAGGAGTGG CAACAAAGAATGTCCCACGTGTCGTAAAAAGCTAGTCTCAAAAAGATCACTGAGACCAGATCCCAATTTTGATGCTCTCATCAGTAAAATTTACCCAAGCCGTGATGAATATGAAGCTCATCAGGAGAGAGTGCTAGCAAGAATCAGCAAACACAATAACCAGCAAGCTTTAAGTCACAGCATTGAGGAAGGACTAAAGATTCAGGCTATGAACAG GTTACAGAGGGGCAAAAAACAACAGATTGAGAACGGCAGTGGTGCAGAAGATAACGGTGACAGTTCGCACTGTAGCAACGCCTCAACGCACAGCAATCAGGAAGCAGGGCCTAGTAATAAGAGGACCAAAACGTCAGATGATTCTGGGCTAGAACTGGACAATAACAACACAACTGTGGCAATAGATCCTGTAATGGATGGCGCTAGCGAAATAGAGTTAGTCTTCAGGCCTCATCCTACCCTCATGGAGAATGATGATAGCGCACAGACGAG ATACATAAAGACCTCGGGCAATGCCACTGTTGATCACTTGTCCAAGTACCTAGCTGTGAGGTTGGCTTTGGAGGAGCTTCGAAGCAAAGGAGAATCGAACCAGATGAATCTCGACACTGCCAGTGAGAAGCAGTACACCATTTACATTGCTACTGCCAATGGGCAGTTCACT GTATTAAACGGCTCGTTTTCCTTGGAACTGGTCAGTGAGAAGTACTGGAAAGTGAACAAACCCATGGAACTGTACTATGCACCAACAAAGGAACATAAATAA
- the RNF2 gene encoding E3 ubiquitin-protein ligase RING2 isoform X3 yields the protein MAAKRGAMSQAVQTNGTQPLSKTWELSLYELQRTPQEAITDGLEIVVSPRSLHSELMCPICLDMLKNTMTTKECLHRFCADCIITALRSGNKECPTCRKKLVSKRSLRPDPNFDALISKIYPSRDEYEAHQERVLARISKHNNQQALSHSIEEGLKIQAMNRLQRGKKQQIENGSGAEDNGDSSHCSNASTHSNQEAGPSNKRTKTSDDSGLELDNNNTTVAIDPVMDGASEIELVFRPHPTLMENDDSAQTRYIKTSGNATVDHLSKYLAVRLALEELRSKGESNQMNLDTASEKQYTIYIATANGQFTVLNGSFSLELVSEKYWKVNKPMELYYAPTKEHK from the exons CCATGTCTCAAGCCGTGCAGACAAACGGTACGCAACCTTTAAGCAAAACTTGGGAGCTCAGTTTATATGAATTGCAAAGAACACCTCAG GAAGCGATAACCGATGGCTTGGAAATAGTGGTGTCGCCCAGGAGCTTGCACAGTGAACTGATGTGTCCCATTTGCTTGGATATGTTAAAAAACACCATGACGACGAAAGAATGTTTGCATCGTTTCTGCGCTGACTGTATCATTACAGCCCTCAGGAGTGG CAACAAAGAATGTCCCACGTGTCGTAAAAAGCTAGTCTCAAAAAGATCACTGAGACCAGATCCCAATTTTGATGCTCTCATCAGTAAAATTTACCCAAGCCGTGATGAATATGAAGCTCATCAGGAGAGAGTGCTAGCAAGAATCAGCAAACACAATAACCAGCAAGCTTTAAGTCACAGCATTGAGGAAGGACTAAAGATTCAGGCTATGAACAG GTTACAGAGGGGCAAAAAACAACAGATTGAGAACGGCAGTGGTGCAGAAGATAACGGTGACAGTTCGCACTGTAGCAACGCCTCAACGCACAGCAATCAGGAAGCAGGGCCTAGTAATAAGAGGACCAAAACGTCAGATGATTCTGGGCTAGAACTGGACAATAACAACACAACTGTGGCAATAGATCCTGTAATGGATGGCGCTAGCGAAATAGAGTTAGTCTTCAGGCCTCATCCTACCCTCATGGAGAATGATGATAGCGCACAGACGAG ATACATAAAGACCTCGGGCAATGCCACTGTTGATCACTTGTCCAAGTACCTAGCTGTGAGGTTGGCTTTGGAGGAGCTTCGAAGCAAAGGAGAATCGAACCAGATGAATCTCGACACTGCCAGTGAGAAGCAGTACACCATTTACATTGCTACTGCCAATGGGCAGTTCACT GTATTAAACGGCTCGTTTTCCTTGGAACTGGTCAGTGAGAAGTACTGGAAAGTGAACAAACCCATGGAACTGTACTATGCACCAACAAAGGAACATAAATAA
- the RNF2 gene encoding E3 ubiquitin-protein ligase RING2 isoform X1, which produces MAAKRGGAQQRRAQRAGEPVTVAAMSQAVQTNGTQPLSKTWELSLYELQRTPQEAITDGLEIVVSPRSLHSELMCPICLDMLKNTMTTKECLHRFCADCIITALRSGNKECPTCRKKLVSKRSLRPDPNFDALISKIYPSRDEYEAHQERVLARISKHNNQQALSHSIEEGLKIQAMNRLQRGKKQQIENGSGAEDNGDSSHCSNASTHSNQEAGPSNKRTKTSDDSGLELDNNNTTVAIDPVMDGASEIELVFRPHPTLMENDDSAQTRYIKTSGNATVDHLSKYLAVRLALEELRSKGESNQMNLDTASEKQYTIYIATANGQFTVLNGSFSLELVSEKYWKVNKPMELYYAPTKEHK; this is translated from the exons CCATGTCTCAAGCCGTGCAGACAAACGGTACGCAACCTTTAAGCAAAACTTGGGAGCTCAGTTTATATGAATTGCAAAGAACACCTCAG GAAGCGATAACCGATGGCTTGGAAATAGTGGTGTCGCCCAGGAGCTTGCACAGTGAACTGATGTGTCCCATTTGCTTGGATATGTTAAAAAACACCATGACGACGAAAGAATGTTTGCATCGTTTCTGCGCTGACTGTATCATTACAGCCCTCAGGAGTGG CAACAAAGAATGTCCCACGTGTCGTAAAAAGCTAGTCTCAAAAAGATCACTGAGACCAGATCCCAATTTTGATGCTCTCATCAGTAAAATTTACCCAAGCCGTGATGAATATGAAGCTCATCAGGAGAGAGTGCTAGCAAGAATCAGCAAACACAATAACCAGCAAGCTTTAAGTCACAGCATTGAGGAAGGACTAAAGATTCAGGCTATGAACAG GTTACAGAGGGGCAAAAAACAACAGATTGAGAACGGCAGTGGTGCAGAAGATAACGGTGACAGTTCGCACTGTAGCAACGCCTCAACGCACAGCAATCAGGAAGCAGGGCCTAGTAATAAGAGGACCAAAACGTCAGATGATTCTGGGCTAGAACTGGACAATAACAACACAACTGTGGCAATAGATCCTGTAATGGATGGCGCTAGCGAAATAGAGTTAGTCTTCAGGCCTCATCCTACCCTCATGGAGAATGATGATAGCGCACAGACGAG ATACATAAAGACCTCGGGCAATGCCACTGTTGATCACTTGTCCAAGTACCTAGCTGTGAGGTTGGCTTTGGAGGAGCTTCGAAGCAAAGGAGAATCGAACCAGATGAATCTCGACACTGCCAGTGAGAAGCAGTACACCATTTACATTGCTACTGCCAATGGGCAGTTCACT GTATTAAACGGCTCGTTTTCCTTGGAACTGGTCAGTGAGAAGTACTGGAAAGTGAACAAACCCATGGAACTGTACTATGCACCAACAAAGGAACATAAATAA